The following are encoded in a window of Centroberyx gerrardi isolate f3 chromosome 1, fCenGer3.hap1.cur.20231027, whole genome shotgun sequence genomic DNA:
- the LOC139909230 gene encoding macrophage mannose receptor 1-like has product MLVKNRFTELRFLILIINFPSLYVEASHLQRRYIHQQGPKTWVEAQNYCREHHTDLAKIEAQREFTQCKKETLCWIGLHKDTRNPDVWNWSGGEKTKFTNWDLDIPQPDNYGGNENCVAMTGKFWYDVPCDKQYAFLCYEDDLILVKEKKTWEEAVEHCRTLNPKHPFDLAHVHIREDHGYTKTVIRDAQTDEVWMGLRFLAGRWLWVNRKPLGYGGLPACPAEGKNCGTVPKTGGLWAAKHCEGRRNFLCAKRQ; this is encoded by the coding sequence ATGTTGGTGAAGAACAGATTCACCGAGCTCCgcttcctcatcctcatcatcaacTTCCCTTCTCTGTATGTGGAGGCCTCTCACCTGCAGAGAAGGTACATTCATCAGCAAGGACCAAAGACCTGGGTGGAGGCCCAAAACTACTGCAGGGAGCATCATACTGACCTGGCCAAGATTGAAGCACAAAGAGAATTCACTCAATGTAAGAAGGAAACGCTCTGTTGGATTGGCCTCCATAAAGACACGCGTAACCCTGATGTCTGGAATTGGTCTGGAGGGGAGAAAACCAAATTTACTAACTGGGACCTAGACATCCCCCAACCTGACAACTATGGAGGAAATGAGAATTGTGTTGCCATGACAGGTAAATTCTGGTATGATGTGCCGTGTGACAAACAATATGCATTTCTTTGTTACGAAGACGACCTGATCTTagtgaaagaaaagaagacGTGGGAGGAGGCCGTGGAACACTGCAGGACCCTCAACCCCAAACACCCGTTCGACCTGGCGCACGTGCACATCAGAGAAGACCACGGCTACACCAAGACGGTGATCCGAGACGCCCAGACGGACGAGGTGTGGATGGGCCTTCGCTTCCTGGCGGGCCGGTGGCTGTGGGTGAACAGGAAACCGCTGGGGTACGGCGGACTGCCCGCCTGCCCCGCCGAGGGCAAGAACTGTGGGACGGTGCCGAAGACTGGGGGGCTTTGGGCAGCCAAGCACTGTGAGGGGAGAAGGAACTTCTTATGTGCAAAAAGGCAGTAG